The Arachis hypogaea cultivar Tifrunner chromosome 19, arahy.Tifrunner.gnm2.J5K5, whole genome shotgun sequence genome has a window encoding:
- the LOC112775901 gene encoding SAC3 family protein A isoform X1: MMANEGSKTETLAAESHLFENRHIDATQHQPSSYTAPTAGSEAASWTVHSSTTNGIYSNPPYQYNQHPQPPGRSIQEGQNVSSVAGNSSNLGTANVPQDYNAYASYPSSSNPYGYGSAGYSGYYNNYQQQPNHTYTQPVGAYQNTGAPYQPISSFQNTGSYAGSASYSSTYYNPGDYQTNGGYQNSGGYGNQATGWNNGSYSSYSSHSYTNYTPDSTASYSSNTAAPSVQYQQQYKQWADYYNQTEVSCAPGTENLSVPSSSTLSCSIPEVTSSYPTPNSQPPQSYAPYWRQESSSSAMPSFQPAAVNSGDHDGYWKHGGQSSQIHHTNPIPPNYQSPLDLNNSYDKFQDQPMTASSQGANLHLPPPPPPPSYPPPATAQQVNQMPMQTAPSLDTKRVSKLQIPTNPRIASNLTFGQPKTEKDNSSSSPAVKPAYIAVSLPKPPEKVASNDAANSILKPGMFPKSLRGYCERALARCKDEKQMAACQAVMKEMITKATADGTLYARNWDMEPLFPMPDADNANKDGSPSSTNDSSLPKYKRSPRRTKSRWEPLPEDKPVDNPVLVSNETIKYSSWLPNQKDRKVVAENNENKEDGLRNTKFSPFFQRTSNKTPQRAFKKQRLADASENGDASSDSDKEQRLTQYYSAAMAFRDSPEERKRRENRSKRFDLGQGHRSENNHFRKRNAGAGNLYNRRASAIVLSKAFEDGVSKAVEDIDWDALTVKGTCQEIEKRYLRLTSAPDPATVRPEEVLEKALLMVQNSQKNYLYKCDQLKSIRQDLTVQRIRNHLTVKVYETHARLALEFGDLPEYNQCQSQLKTLYAEGIEGSYMEFAAYNLLCVIMHANNNRDLLSSMSRLSEEAKKDEAVKHALAVRAAVTSGNYVTFFRLYKAAPNLNTCLMDLYVEKMRFKAVTCMCRSYRPTVPVSYISQVLGFSNVVPTNGISDDKDTDALEECSEWLKAHGANIIADNNGDMVVDTKVSSTSLFVPEPEDAVAHGDTNLAVNDFFARPPL, translated from the exons ATGATGGCCAACGAAGGAAGTAAGACCGAAACCTTAGCTGCAGAGTCCCATCTGTTCGAG AATCGGCATATTGATGCAACACAACATCAGCCATCTTCATACACTGCACCTACGGCTGGATCAGAAGCTGCTTCATGGACTGTTCATAGCTCCACAACAAATGGAATTTACTCTAATCCACCCTACCAGTATAATCAGCATCCACAACCACCTGGACGAAGCATTCAAGAAGGCCAAAACGTATCGTCAGTTGCTGGTAATTCATCAAATTTGGGAACAGCTAATGTACCACAAGATTACAATGCATACGCATCATACCCAAGTTCTTCTAATCCATATGGTTATGGCAGTGCGGGATACTCAGGCTACTATAACAACTATCAGCAACAACCTAATCATACATATACACAGCCTGTAGGAGCATATCAAAACACAGGTGCTCCTTATCAGCCTATTTCCTCCTTTCAGAATACTGGGTCTTATGCTGGATCTGCAAGTTATTCAAGCACTTATTACAATCCTGGTGATTATCAGACAAATGGCGGTTACCAAAACAGTGGCGGTTATGGAAACCAAGCAACAGGGTGGAACAATGGAAGTTATTCAAGTTATTCTTCTCATTCTTATACAAATTACACACCAGATTCCACTGCCTCTTATAGTTCCAACACTGCAGCCCCTTCTGTGCAGTATCAACAACAATACAAGCAGTGGGCAGACTATTACAACCAAACAGAAGTCAGCTGTGCACCAGGGACAGAGAACTTATCTGTCCCAAGTTCATCTACTTTGTCATGCTCTATTCCTGAAGTTACTAGTAGTTATCCAACTCCAAATAGCCAGCCACCACAATCATATGCACCATATTGGAGGCAAGAGTCCAGCTCTTCTGCAATGCCTTCTTTTCAG CCTGCTGCTGTAAATAGTGGTGATCATGATGGTTACTGGAAACATGGGGGCCAAAGTTCTCAAATACACCACACTAATCCTATTCCCCCAAACTATCAAAGTCCTTTAGATTTAAATAATTCTTATGATAAATTTCAGGATCAGCCGATGACAGCTTCTTCTCAAGGGGCCAACTTAcaccttcctcctcctcctcctcctccttcttatcCTCCTCCTGCTACTGCTCAACAGGTGAACCAGATGCCCATGCAAACTGCTCCATCTTTGGATACGAAACGGGTAAGTAAATTGCAGATTCCAACAAATCCTCGAATTGCTTCAAATTTGACATTCGGACAGCCCAAAACCGAAAAAGATAACTCTTCAAGCAGTCCAGCAGTAAAACCTGCTTATATTGCTGTCTCACTTCCAAAGCCACCTGAGAAAGTGGCATCTAATGATGCTGCTAACTCAATACTCAAG CCTGGTATGTTTCCCAAGTCTTTGCGTGGCTATTGTGAGAGAGCTTTGGCTCGTTGTAAAGACGAAAAGCAAATGGCAGCATGTCAAGCTGTAATGAAAGAG ATGATCACCAAGGCAACAGCTGATGGTACACTATATGCACGAAATTGGGATATGGAACCACTCTTCCCAATGCCAGATGCAGATAATGCCAATAAAGA TGGTTCGCCATCTTCAACCAACGATTCTTCATTGCCAAAGTACAAAAGGAGTCCCAGGCGAACTAAAAGTAGGTGGGAACCATTACCAGAGGATAAGCCAGTCGATAATCCGGTGTTAGTCAGTAATGAAACTATCAAATACAGCAGTTGGTTACCAAATCAAAAGGACAGAAAG GTGGTAGCGGAGAACAACGAGAACAAGGAAGATGGTTTGAGGAATACTAAATTTTCTCCATTCTTTCAGAGAACATCAAACAAGACACCCCAAAGGGCATTTAAGAAGCAACGCCTTGCTGATGCTTCTGAAAATGGCGATGCATCCAGTGATAGTGATAAAGAACAAAGGTTGACACAATATTATTCTGCTGCAATGGCTTTTAGAGACTCCCCAGAGGAAAGGAAGAGACGTGAAAATCGTTCTAAACGTTTCGATTTAGGGCAAGGGCATCGATCAGAAAATAATCACTTCAGGAAAAGAAATGCTGGAGCTGGAAACTTGTATAATAGAAGGGCTAGTGCCATAGTGTTGAGCAAAGCCTTTGAAGATGGTGTTAGCAAAGCTGTTGAGGATATTGATTGGGATGCCCTTACTGTAAAGGGTACTTGCCAAGAAATTGAGAAGCGTTATCTGCGATTAACTTCTGCACCAGACCCTGCCACT GTAAGACCTGAAGAGGTCCTTGAAAAGGCACTATTGATGGTTCAAAATTCCCAAAAGAATTACCTTTATAAATGTGACCAGTTAAAGTCAATTCGCCAAGACCTTACTGTGCAACGAATACGCAATCATCTAACAGTCAAG GTGTATGAAACACATGCCCGGTTGGCACTGGAGTTTGGGGACCTCCCTGAGTATAATCAG TGCCAGTCTCAGTTGAAAACTCTGTATGCTGAAGGGATTGAAGGGTCCTATATGGAATTTGCTGCTTACAACTTGCTGTGTGTTATAATGCATGCAAATAATAACAGAGATCTCCTATCATCAATGTCAAG GTTATCCGAGGAAGCAAAAAAGGATGAAGCTGTAAAACATGCCCTTGCTGTTCGTGCAGCTGTAACCTCTGGAAATTATGTTACTTTCTTCAGACTATACAAAGCAGCTCCTAACTTGAACACCTGCCTTATGG ATCTTTATGTTGAGAAGATGCGTTTTAAAGCTGTGACCTGCATGTGCCGGTCATATCGCCCAACTGTGCCTGTTTCATATATCTCTCAGGTTCTTGGATTCTCAAATGTAGTGCCAACAAATGGAATAAGCGATGATAAAGACACGGATGCTTTGGAAGAGTGCTCAGAATGGTTGAAAGCACACGGTGCAAACATAATTGCGGATAACAATGGTGACATGGTAGTTGATACAAAA GTTTCATCAACTAGTCTATTCGTTCCAGAGCCGGAGGATGCCGTGGCTCACGGTGACACTAATCTTGCCGTCAATGACTTTTTTGCACGCCCACCCTTATAG
- the LOC112775901 gene encoding SAC3 family protein A isoform X2 produces the protein MMANEGSKTETLAAESHLFENRHIDATQHQPSSYTAPTAGSEAASWTVHSSTTNGIYSNPPYQYNQHPQPPGRSIQEGQNVSSVAGNSSNLGTANVPQDYNAYASYPSSSNPYGYGSAGYSGYYNNYQQQPNHTYTQPVGAYQNTGAPYQPISSFQNTGSYAGSASYSSTYYNPGDYQTNGGYQNSGGYGNQATGWNNGSYSSYSSHSYTNYTPDSTASYSSNTAAPSVQYQQQYKQWADYYNQTEVSCAPGTENLSVPSSSTLSCSIPEVTSSYPTPNSQPPQSYAPYWRQESSSSAMPSFQPAAVNSGDHDGYWKHGGQSSQIHHTNPIPPNYQSPLDLNNSYDKFQDQPMTASSQGANLHLPPPPPPPSYPPPATAQQVNQMPMQTAPSLDTKRVSKLQIPTNPRIASNLTFGQPKTEKDNSSSSPAVKPAYIAVSLPKPPEKVASNDAANSILKPGMFPKSLRGYCERALARCKDEKQMAACQAVMKEMITKATADGTLYARNWDMEPLFPMPDADNANKDGSPSSTNDSSLPKYKRSPRRTKSRWEPLPEDKPVDNPVLVSNETIKYSSWLPNQKDRKRTSNKTPQRAFKKQRLADASENGDASSDSDKEQRLTQYYSAAMAFRDSPEERKRRENRSKRFDLGQGHRSENNHFRKRNAGAGNLYNRRASAIVLSKAFEDGVSKAVEDIDWDALTVKGTCQEIEKRYLRLTSAPDPATVRPEEVLEKALLMVQNSQKNYLYKCDQLKSIRQDLTVQRIRNHLTVKVYETHARLALEFGDLPEYNQCQSQLKTLYAEGIEGSYMEFAAYNLLCVIMHANNNRDLLSSMSRLSEEAKKDEAVKHALAVRAAVTSGNYVTFFRLYKAAPNLNTCLMDLYVEKMRFKAVTCMCRSYRPTVPVSYISQVLGFSNVVPTNGISDDKDTDALEECSEWLKAHGANIIADNNGDMVVDTKVSSTSLFVPEPEDAVAHGDTNLAVNDFFARPPL, from the exons ATGATGGCCAACGAAGGAAGTAAGACCGAAACCTTAGCTGCAGAGTCCCATCTGTTCGAG AATCGGCATATTGATGCAACACAACATCAGCCATCTTCATACACTGCACCTACGGCTGGATCAGAAGCTGCTTCATGGACTGTTCATAGCTCCACAACAAATGGAATTTACTCTAATCCACCCTACCAGTATAATCAGCATCCACAACCACCTGGACGAAGCATTCAAGAAGGCCAAAACGTATCGTCAGTTGCTGGTAATTCATCAAATTTGGGAACAGCTAATGTACCACAAGATTACAATGCATACGCATCATACCCAAGTTCTTCTAATCCATATGGTTATGGCAGTGCGGGATACTCAGGCTACTATAACAACTATCAGCAACAACCTAATCATACATATACACAGCCTGTAGGAGCATATCAAAACACAGGTGCTCCTTATCAGCCTATTTCCTCCTTTCAGAATACTGGGTCTTATGCTGGATCTGCAAGTTATTCAAGCACTTATTACAATCCTGGTGATTATCAGACAAATGGCGGTTACCAAAACAGTGGCGGTTATGGAAACCAAGCAACAGGGTGGAACAATGGAAGTTATTCAAGTTATTCTTCTCATTCTTATACAAATTACACACCAGATTCCACTGCCTCTTATAGTTCCAACACTGCAGCCCCTTCTGTGCAGTATCAACAACAATACAAGCAGTGGGCAGACTATTACAACCAAACAGAAGTCAGCTGTGCACCAGGGACAGAGAACTTATCTGTCCCAAGTTCATCTACTTTGTCATGCTCTATTCCTGAAGTTACTAGTAGTTATCCAACTCCAAATAGCCAGCCACCACAATCATATGCACCATATTGGAGGCAAGAGTCCAGCTCTTCTGCAATGCCTTCTTTTCAG CCTGCTGCTGTAAATAGTGGTGATCATGATGGTTACTGGAAACATGGGGGCCAAAGTTCTCAAATACACCACACTAATCCTATTCCCCCAAACTATCAAAGTCCTTTAGATTTAAATAATTCTTATGATAAATTTCAGGATCAGCCGATGACAGCTTCTTCTCAAGGGGCCAACTTAcaccttcctcctcctcctcctcctccttcttatcCTCCTCCTGCTACTGCTCAACAGGTGAACCAGATGCCCATGCAAACTGCTCCATCTTTGGATACGAAACGGGTAAGTAAATTGCAGATTCCAACAAATCCTCGAATTGCTTCAAATTTGACATTCGGACAGCCCAAAACCGAAAAAGATAACTCTTCAAGCAGTCCAGCAGTAAAACCTGCTTATATTGCTGTCTCACTTCCAAAGCCACCTGAGAAAGTGGCATCTAATGATGCTGCTAACTCAATACTCAAG CCTGGTATGTTTCCCAAGTCTTTGCGTGGCTATTGTGAGAGAGCTTTGGCTCGTTGTAAAGACGAAAAGCAAATGGCAGCATGTCAAGCTGTAATGAAAGAG ATGATCACCAAGGCAACAGCTGATGGTACACTATATGCACGAAATTGGGATATGGAACCACTCTTCCCAATGCCAGATGCAGATAATGCCAATAAAGA TGGTTCGCCATCTTCAACCAACGATTCTTCATTGCCAAAGTACAAAAGGAGTCCCAGGCGAACTAAAAGTAGGTGGGAACCATTACCAGAGGATAAGCCAGTCGATAATCCGGTGTTAGTCAGTAATGAAACTATCAAATACAGCAGTTGGTTACCAAATCAAAAGGACAGAAAG AGAACATCAAACAAGACACCCCAAAGGGCATTTAAGAAGCAACGCCTTGCTGATGCTTCTGAAAATGGCGATGCATCCAGTGATAGTGATAAAGAACAAAGGTTGACACAATATTATTCTGCTGCAATGGCTTTTAGAGACTCCCCAGAGGAAAGGAAGAGACGTGAAAATCGTTCTAAACGTTTCGATTTAGGGCAAGGGCATCGATCAGAAAATAATCACTTCAGGAAAAGAAATGCTGGAGCTGGAAACTTGTATAATAGAAGGGCTAGTGCCATAGTGTTGAGCAAAGCCTTTGAAGATGGTGTTAGCAAAGCTGTTGAGGATATTGATTGGGATGCCCTTACTGTAAAGGGTACTTGCCAAGAAATTGAGAAGCGTTATCTGCGATTAACTTCTGCACCAGACCCTGCCACT GTAAGACCTGAAGAGGTCCTTGAAAAGGCACTATTGATGGTTCAAAATTCCCAAAAGAATTACCTTTATAAATGTGACCAGTTAAAGTCAATTCGCCAAGACCTTACTGTGCAACGAATACGCAATCATCTAACAGTCAAG GTGTATGAAACACATGCCCGGTTGGCACTGGAGTTTGGGGACCTCCCTGAGTATAATCAG TGCCAGTCTCAGTTGAAAACTCTGTATGCTGAAGGGATTGAAGGGTCCTATATGGAATTTGCTGCTTACAACTTGCTGTGTGTTATAATGCATGCAAATAATAACAGAGATCTCCTATCATCAATGTCAAG GTTATCCGAGGAAGCAAAAAAGGATGAAGCTGTAAAACATGCCCTTGCTGTTCGTGCAGCTGTAACCTCTGGAAATTATGTTACTTTCTTCAGACTATACAAAGCAGCTCCTAACTTGAACACCTGCCTTATGG ATCTTTATGTTGAGAAGATGCGTTTTAAAGCTGTGACCTGCATGTGCCGGTCATATCGCCCAACTGTGCCTGTTTCATATATCTCTCAGGTTCTTGGATTCTCAAATGTAGTGCCAACAAATGGAATAAGCGATGATAAAGACACGGATGCTTTGGAAGAGTGCTCAGAATGGTTGAAAGCACACGGTGCAAACATAATTGCGGATAACAATGGTGACATGGTAGTTGATACAAAA GTTTCATCAACTAGTCTATTCGTTCCAGAGCCGGAGGATGCCGTGGCTCACGGTGACACTAATCTTGCCGTCAATGACTTTTTTGCACGCCCACCCTTATAG
- the LOC112775903 gene encoding uncharacterized protein, giving the protein MANIPSSLSLQFSNSFPLPSSKFSPKPHLLCNHHHRRRFFLFTTRAQSDPDESSQPESDPPAAPDEDDFENRINQLRVRYRSGTGKKAEARKGRKSKKGSSSTSGSGVFLPPVPLKEPVSGGLKVDFGFSAYSERLNGRIAILGLTALLLVELATGKGVINYHTPTIILIQIYFVAAVSALYIKYEKEKISVWPESSTNK; this is encoded by the coding sequence atggCGAACATACCGTCGTCACTGTCTCTGCAATTCTCAAACTCATTCCCGCTTCCTTCTTCCAAATTCTCACCCAAACCTCACCTTCTCTGCAACCACCACCACCGCCGCCGCTTCTTTCTCTTCACAACCCGCGCACAATCCGATCCTGACGAGTCCTCCCAACCCGAATCTGACCCGCCCGCCGCTCCCGACGAGGACGACTTCGAGAACCGCATCAACCAGCTCCGTGTCCGTTACCGGAGTGGCACGGGGAAGAAAGCGGAGGCTCGAAAGGGCCGCAAGTCCAAGAAGGGATCCTCCTCCACCTCCGGATCCGGCGTGTTCTTGCCACCGGTACCACTGAAAGAACCGGTGTCCGGCGGATTGAAGGTAGACTTCGGGTTCAGCGCATACAGCGAGAGGTTAAACGGTCGAATTGCGATTCTGGGGTTAACGGCGCTGTTGCTGGTGGAGCTGGCAACGGGGAAGGGAGTGATAAACTACCACACACCAACCATTATTCTTATTCAGATCTATTTCGTGGCCGCAGTTTCTGCCCTCTACATCAAGTACGAGAAGGAGAAGATAAGCGTTTGGCCCGAGTCCTCAACTAACAAGTAA
- the LOC112777181 gene encoding ABC transporter G family member 6 — MSSRVVADNALPVTNTTPYFGMTELDDYTRRSAAIGGSPTLGQLLKHVGDVRKEVVGDGSETPVHQALEIGDDGVGIEPRSLPFVLSFNNLTYSVKVRRKLTFSAILPRRRSRLGAAADSEAPAVGDRMFSRTKTLLNDISGEARDGEIMAVLGASGSGKSTLIDALANRIAKGRLKGTVALNGEALDSRLLKVISAYVMQDDLLFPMLTVEETLMFAAEFRLPRTLSKSKKKARVQALIDQLGIRNAAKTVIGDEGHRGVSGGERRRVSIGIDIIHDPIILFLDEPTSGLDSTSAFMVVKVLQRIAQSGSIVIMSIHQPSYRILGLLDRMIFLSRGQTVYSGSPAQLPSFFAEFGHPIPDAENRTEFALDLIRDLEGSPGGTKSLVEFNKSWQSMKHPAPAAHSNNTVNDQNGMSLKEAISASISRGKLVSGASATNTNSSNPSSMVPTFANPIWMEMATLSKRSFLNSRRMPELFGIRLGAVMVTGFILATMFWKLDNSPKGVQERLGFFAFAMSTTFYTTADALPVFLQERYIFMRETAYNAYRRSSYLVSHALVSLPSLLFLSLAFSSITFWAVGLDGGISGFLFYFLIIFASFWAGNSFVTFLSGVVPHVMLGYTIVVAILAYFLLFSGFFINRDRIPSYWIWFHYMSLVKYPYEAVLQNEFEDPVKCFVRGVQIFDNTPLGSVPEALKLKLLDSMSNTLGMKITSSTCLTTGADILQQNGVTDLSKWNCLWVTVAWGFLFRFLFYLSLLVGSKNKRR; from the coding sequence ATGTCATCTCGCGTTGTAGCAGACAATGCATTACCTGTAACCAATACGACGCCGTATTTTGGAATGACGGAACTCGACGATTACACGCGGCGTTCAGCCGCCATCGGCGGGTCTCCTACTCTGGGACAGCTCCTGAAACACGTTGGCGACGTGCGTAAGGAAGTTGTTGGCGACGGAAGTGAGACGCCGGTGCACCAAGCTCTCGAGATTGGTGACGACGGCGTCGGAATAGAGCCACGCTCACTGCCGTTTGTACTCTCCTTCAACAATTTGACCTACAGCGTCAAAGTCCGTCGGAAACTGACTTTCTCGGCGATACTTCCTCGGCGCCGGAGCCGTCTCGGCGCGGCGGCGGATTCGGAAGCACCGGCAGTGGGAGATAGAATGTTCTCACGGACCAAGACTCTGCTAAACGACATCTCCGGCGAGGCTCGCGACGGCGAGATCATGGCGGTTCTTGGCGCCAGTGGCTCTGGAAAATCCACCTTGATCGACGCACTGGCGAACCGCATCGCTAAGGGAAGGTTGAAAGGAACGGTGGCACTGAATGGCGAGGCGCTGGATTCTCGCCTCCTGAAGGTTATCTCCGCCTACGTGATGCAAGACGACCTCCTCTTCCCCATGCTCACCGTCGAAGAAACACTCATGTTCGCCGCCGAGTTCCGCTTGCCCCGCACACTCTCTAAATCAAAGAAGAAAGCACGTGTCCAAGCACTAATCGACCAGCTAGGTATCCGAAATGCCGCGAAAACTGTCATCGGAGACGAAGGCCACCGCGGAGTATCCGGCGGAGAGCGTCGTCGAGTGTCAATCGGAATCGACATAATCCACGACCCTATCATCCTCTTTCTTGACGAGCCAACCTCCGGACTTGACTCCACGAGCGCATTCATGGTGGTGAAGGTTCTACAAAGAATCGCACAGAGCGGAAGCATCGTTATCATGTCCATCCACCAGCCGAGTTACCGAATCTTAGGGCTTCTCGACCGAATGATCTTCCTCTCACGTGGCCAAACCGTCTACAGCGGCTCACCGGCTCAGCTTCCGTCGTTCTTCGCGGAGTTCGGACACCCTATACCGGACGCAGAGAACCGAACCGAGTTCGCATTGGACCTCATTCGGGATCTAGAAGGTTCCCCAGGCGGAACCAAAAGCTTAGTAGAGTTCAACAAGTCCTGGCAGTCCATGAAGCACCCTGCACCCGCAGCACACAGTAACAACACCGTCAACGACCAAAACGGCATGTCGTTGAAGGAAGCAATAAGCGCAAGCATTTCGCGCGGGAAACTAGTCTCAGGCGCAAGCGCAACCAACACGAATTCTTCAAATCCTTCTTCAATGGTTCCAACCTTCGCGAACCCGATCTGGATGGAGATGGCCACACTATCAAAACGTTCGTTCTTGAACTCTCGAAGAATGCCAGAGCTTTTCGGGATTCGGTTAGGTGCGGTTATGGTGACAGGATTCATCCTAGCAACCATGTTCTGGAAGCTCGATAACTCCCCGAAAGGAGTGCAAGAAAGGCTCGGGTTCTTCGCATTCGCCATGTCCACCACCTTCTACACCACCGCAGACGCGCTCCCAGTGTTCCTCCAAGAACGCTATATCTTCATGCGAGAAACAGCTTACAACGCATACAGAAGATCCTCCTATCTTGTTTCCCACGCGCTCGTCTCGTTGCCTTCGCTGTTGTTCCTCTCATTGGCGTTCTCATCAATCACGTTTTGGGCCGTGGGCCTTGACGGTGGTATTTCGGGCTTTCTGTTTTACTTTTTGATAATATTCGCTTCATTTTGGGCCGGGAACTCGTTTGTTACATTTCTGTCCGGTGTGGTGCCTCATGTTATGCTGGGATACACAATTGTGGTGGCAATTCTTGCGTACTTCTTGCTCTTCAGTGGCTTCTTCATCAACAGGGATAGGATTCCAAGTTACTGGATTTGGTTCCATTACATGTCACTTGTGAAGTACCCTTACGAGGCTGTTCTGCAGAACGAGTTTGAGGACCCTGTCAAGTGCTTCGTTAGAGGCGTGCAGATCTTTGATAACACGCCGCTTGGGTCGGTGCCGGAGGCCTTGAAGTTGAAGCTCTTGGATAGCATGAGCAACACCCTTGGGATGAAGATCACTTCGTCCACGTGCTTGACCACTGGTGCTGACATTTTGCAGCAGAATGGAGTCACGGATTTGAGCAAGTGGAACTGCTTGTGGGTCACTGTGGCTTGGGGTTTCTTGTTCAGGTTTCTATTCTACTTGTCCTTGTTGGTGGgaagcaagaacaagaggaggtga